From Pseudomonas sp. B21-028, one genomic window encodes:
- a CDS encoding molybdopterin-binding protein, giving the protein MTIKAINVRNQFKGIIKEIVEGDVLSEIDVQTASGIVTSVITTRSVKELELAIGSEVIAFVKSTEVSIAKL; this is encoded by the coding sequence ATGACCATCAAAGCCATCAACGTGCGTAACCAGTTCAAAGGCATCATCAAGGAAATCGTCGAAGGCGACGTACTCTCGGAAATCGATGTCCAGACCGCCTCCGGCATTGTCACCTCGGTCATCACCACCCGTTCGGTCAAGGAGCTGGAACTGGCGATCGGCAGCGAAGTGATCGCCTTCGTCAAATCCACGGAGGTGTCTATCGCCAAATTGTGA
- the ssuB gene encoding aliphatic sulfonates ABC transporter ATP-binding protein: MTAQQPPRLLRGIPLAVRQLQKTFGSRQVLRDIDLHIPAGQFVAVVGRSGCGKSTLLRLLAGLDQPSDGQLLAGSAPLSAAQQDTRLMFQEARLLPWKKIIDNVGLGLKGNWRAQALQALDAVGLADRADEWPAALSGGQKQRVALARALIHRPRLLLLDEPLGALDALTRIEMQQLIERLWQQHGFTVLLVTHDVSEAVAIADRVILIEDGRIGLDLLIDLPRPRIRGSHRLATLETEVLNRVLSLPGQPPQPEPVSPLPTQLRWAQ; the protein is encoded by the coding sequence ATGACCGCCCAACAACCCCCACGCCTGTTGCGAGGCATTCCACTGGCGGTGCGCCAACTGCAGAAAACCTTCGGTTCGCGCCAGGTGCTGCGAGACATCGACCTGCATATCCCGGCCGGACAATTCGTAGCGGTGGTCGGTCGCAGCGGCTGCGGCAAAAGCACCCTGCTGCGCTTGTTGGCCGGCCTCGATCAACCTTCGGATGGTCAACTGCTGGCAGGCTCGGCGCCGTTGAGCGCCGCGCAACAGGACACCCGCTTGATGTTCCAGGAGGCGCGCCTGCTGCCCTGGAAGAAAATCATCGACAACGTCGGCCTGGGGCTCAAAGGCAACTGGCGAGCCCAGGCATTGCAGGCGCTGGATGCGGTAGGCCTGGCCGACCGTGCCGATGAATGGCCGGCGGCATTGTCCGGCGGCCAGAAGCAACGGGTGGCCCTGGCCCGCGCATTGATTCATCGGCCGCGCCTGTTGTTGCTCGACGAACCCCTGGGAGCGCTCGACGCCCTGACCCGCATCGAAATGCAGCAACTGATCGAACGCCTGTGGCAGCAACACGGCTTTACGGTGCTACTGGTCACCCACGACGTCAGCGAAGCGGTAGCCATCGCCGACCGGGTGATCCTGATCGAAGACGGCCGGATCGGCCTCGATCTGCTCATCGATCTGCCACGCCCGCGGATTCGCGGCTCTCATCGCCTGGCGACCCTGGAGACCGAAGTCCTCAACCGCGTGCTGTCCTTGCCCGGCCAACCGCCGCAACCCGAACCCGTTTCACCCTTGCCCACGCAACTGCGCTGGGCGCAATGA
- the ssuC gene encoding aliphatic sulfonate ABC transporter permease SsuC produces MKKLIHNLTPWALPLLLLAVWQLAVSAGWLSTRILPAPVAVVEAGVNLVRSGEIWTHLAISGWRATAGFLLGGSIGLVLGFITGLSRWGERLLDSSVQMVRNVPHLALIPLVILWFGIDESAKIFLVALGTLFPIYLNTYHGIRNVDPALVEMSRSYGLSGFSLFRQVILPGALPSILVGVRFALGFMWLTLIVAETISASSGIGYLAMNAREFLQTDVVVLAILLYAVLGKLADLAARGLERVWLRWHPAYQVSKGNAP; encoded by the coding sequence ATGAAGAAACTTATCCACAACCTGACGCCCTGGGCTCTGCCGCTACTGTTGCTGGCGGTGTGGCAACTGGCGGTTTCAGCGGGCTGGTTGTCCACGCGGATCCTGCCCGCCCCGGTGGCAGTGGTCGAGGCCGGAGTCAACCTGGTGCGCAGCGGTGAAATCTGGACCCACCTGGCGATCAGCGGTTGGCGGGCGACGGCCGGTTTCCTGCTCGGTGGGAGTATCGGGCTGGTGCTGGGCTTCATCACCGGCTTGTCGAGATGGGGCGAACGCCTGCTGGACAGTTCGGTGCAGATGGTGCGAAACGTGCCGCACCTGGCGTTGATTCCGCTGGTGATCCTGTGGTTCGGCATCGACGAGTCGGCGAAGATTTTCCTGGTGGCGCTTGGCACGCTGTTTCCGATCTACCTCAACACTTACCACGGCATCCGCAATGTCGATCCGGCGCTGGTGGAAATGTCTCGCAGCTACGGTTTGTCCGGCTTCAGCCTGTTTCGCCAAGTGATCCTGCCGGGCGCGTTGCCTTCGATCCTGGTGGGGGTACGGTTTGCGCTGGGTTTCATGTGGTTGACGCTCATCGTTGCGGAAACCATCTCCGCCAGCTCCGGCATCGGCTACCTGGCGATGAATGCCCGGGAATTCCTGCAGACCGACGTGGTGGTGCTGGCGATTCTGTTGTACGCCGTGCTCGGCAAGCTGGCCGACCTGGCGGCTCGTGGACTTGAGCGGGTCTGGCTGCGCTGGCATCCGGCGTATCAGGTGAGCAAGGGGAACGCCCCATGA
- the ssuD gene encoding FMNH2-dependent alkanesulfonate monooxygenase: protein MSLNIFWFLPTHGDGHYLGTVEGARVVDHGYLQQIAQAADRLGFGGVLIPTGRSCEDSWLVAASLIPVTQRLKFLVALRPGIISPTVAARQAATLDRLSGGRALFNLVTGGDPEELAGDGLFLDHEARYQASVEFTRIWRRVLEGETVDYDGEHISVKGAKLLYPPIQQPRPPLYFGGSSEAAQDLAAEQVEMVLTWGEPPAAVAEKIQQVRVKAAKLGRTVRFGIRLHVIVRETNAEAWQAANRLISHLDDDTIARAQASLARFDSVGQQRMAALHGGRRDKLEVSPNLWAGVGLVRGGAGTALVGDGLTVAARVKEYADLGIDTFIFSGYPHLEESYRVAELLFPHLDVERPELPKGQGYVSPFGEMVASDILPKAASQS, encoded by the coding sequence ATGAGCCTCAATATTTTCTGGTTCCTGCCTACTCACGGCGACGGCCATTACCTGGGCACCGTCGAAGGCGCCCGCGTCGTTGATCACGGCTACCTGCAACAGATTGCCCAGGCGGCGGATCGACTGGGTTTCGGCGGCGTGTTGATTCCCACCGGACGCTCCTGCGAGGATTCCTGGCTGGTGGCCGCGTCGTTGATTCCAGTGACTCAACGCCTGAAATTCCTCGTTGCCCTGCGCCCCGGGATCATCTCCCCGACGGTAGCGGCGCGTCAGGCGGCGACCCTGGACCGGTTGTCCGGTGGCCGGGCGCTGTTCAACCTGGTGACCGGTGGTGATCCGGAAGAGCTGGCCGGTGATGGCCTGTTCCTGGATCACGAGGCGCGTTATCAGGCTTCGGTGGAATTCACCCGCATCTGGCGCCGTGTGCTGGAAGGCGAAACCGTGGACTACGACGGCGAACACATCAGCGTGAAGGGTGCCAAGCTGCTCTACCCGCCCATCCAGCAACCGCGTCCGCCGCTGTATTTCGGCGGTTCGTCGGAGGCGGCCCAGGACCTCGCTGCCGAGCAGGTGGAAATGGTGCTGACCTGGGGCGAGCCGCCTGCCGCCGTGGCAGAAAAAATCCAACAGGTGCGTGTCAAAGCCGCGAAACTCGGCCGTACCGTGCGCTTCGGCATACGCCTGCATGTGATCGTGCGCGAAACCAACGCCGAAGCCTGGCAAGCCGCCAACCGGCTGATCTCCCATCTGGACGACGACACCATTGCCCGCGCCCAGGCTTCCCTGGCGCGTTTCGATTCGGTGGGCCAACAGCGCATGGCCGCGCTGCATGGGGGGCGGCGTGACAAGCTGGAAGTCAGCCCCAACCTCTGGGCCGGTGTCGGACTGGTGCGTGGCGGTGCCGGTACGGCGCTGGTGGGCGACGGCCTGACGGTGGCGGCGCGGGTCAAGGAGTACGCCGACCTGGGGATCGACACCTTTATTTTCTCCGGTTATCCACACCTCGAAGAGTCGTACCGCGTGGCGGAGCTGTTGTTTCCGCATCTGGACGTAGAGCGTCCGGAGCTGCCGAAGGGCCAGGGCTATGTCAGTCCGTTCGGGGAAATGGTCGCCAGTGACATTCTCCCTAAAGCCGCATCCCAGAGCTGA
- a CDS encoding sulfonate ABC transporter substrate-binding protein, which yields MRSVILRRGLVALFAAAVSFGVITQAQAETLRIGYQKYGTLVLLKAKGTLEKRLAAQGVDVQWTEFPGGPQLLEGLNVGSVDFGVTGETPPVFAQAAGADLLYVAYEPPAPNSEAILVPKDSPIHSVQDLKGKKVALNKGSNVHYLLVRALEDAGLAYADIQTVFLPPADARAAFERGSVDAWVIWDPYQAAAEQQLQARTLRDGKGIVDNHQFYLATRTYAQKNPQVISALVEEVRAVGEWSKANPEDVSRQVSPLLGLPEPITLTSMKRQGFGALFLTPEVVAAQQKIADTFYQLKLIPKPLSIRDVIWTPPTAVANAQ from the coding sequence ATGCGCTCTGTCATTTTGCGTCGCGGGCTGGTCGCTCTGTTTGCTGCGGCTGTGTCCTTCGGCGTCATTACCCAGGCTCAAGCCGAGACCTTGCGGATCGGTTATCAGAAATACGGCACCCTGGTCCTGCTCAAGGCCAAGGGCACGCTGGAAAAACGCCTCGCCGCCCAAGGCGTTGACGTGCAATGGACCGAGTTTCCGGGCGGCCCGCAGTTGCTTGAAGGCCTGAACGTCGGCTCCGTCGATTTTGGTGTCACGGGTGAAACCCCGCCGGTGTTCGCCCAGGCTGCCGGGGCCGATCTGCTCTACGTCGCTTATGAACCGCCGGCCCCCAACAGTGAGGCCATTCTGGTGCCCAAGGACTCGCCGATCCATTCGGTGCAGGACCTCAAGGGCAAGAAAGTCGCGTTGAACAAAGGCTCCAATGTCCATTACCTGCTGGTGCGGGCGCTGGAGGATGCCGGCCTCGCATATGCCGATATCCAGACCGTGTTCCTGCCGCCGGCCGACGCCCGTGCCGCCTTCGAGCGGGGTAGTGTCGACGCTTGGGTGATCTGGGATCCGTACCAGGCTGCCGCCGAACAACAATTGCAGGCGCGCACCCTGCGCGACGGCAAAGGCATCGTCGACAACCATCAGTTCTACCTCGCCACCCGAACCTATGCGCAGAAAAATCCCCAGGTCATCAGCGCCCTGGTGGAGGAAGTGCGCGCGGTGGGGGAGTGGTCCAAGGCCAACCCCGAAGACGTGAGCCGACAGGTGTCGCCACTGCTCGGCCTGCCTGAGCCGATCACCCTGACGTCGATGAAGCGCCAGGGGTTCGGGGCCTTGTTCCTCACGCCGGAAGTGGTCGCGGCGCAGCAGAAGATTGCCGACACCTTCTACCAACTCAAGCTGATTCCCAAGCCCCTGAGCATCCGGGACGTGATCTGGACGCCGCCGACGGCCGTTGCGAACGCGCAGTAA
- the ssuE gene encoding NADPH-dependent FMN reductase, whose protein sequence is MLVVSLGGSPSQRSRSGVLLERSQRWLQQHGVEVVGYRVRDFPAEDLLHARFDSPKVIDLLQQIENADGLLIATPVYKASFSGALKTVLDLLPERALSHKVVLPMATGGSIAHMLAVDYALKPVLSALKAQEMLQGIFAEDSQIAYGESSAQAQLAPALQQRLDEALEQFYSAMARRSKPLEPSMLNERLLSARWSI, encoded by the coding sequence ATGTTGGTCGTCTCACTCGGTGGCAGTCCCAGCCAGCGTTCCCGCTCCGGGGTACTGCTGGAACGCTCGCAGCGCTGGTTGCAACAGCACGGTGTGGAAGTGGTGGGCTATCGGGTGCGCGATTTTCCGGCCGAAGATCTGCTCCATGCCCGCTTCGACAGCCCGAAGGTCATCGACCTGCTCCAGCAGATCGAAAATGCCGATGGCCTGTTGATCGCGACACCTGTCTACAAGGCGTCTTTTTCCGGCGCGTTGAAGACCGTGCTGGATCTGCTGCCCGAGCGTGCCTTGAGCCATAAAGTGGTGTTGCCCATGGCCACTGGCGGCAGCATCGCCCACATGCTGGCAGTGGATTACGCGCTCAAGCCAGTGCTGTCGGCGCTCAAGGCCCAGGAAATGCTCCAGGGGATCTTTGCCGAAGACAGCCAGATCGCCTACGGCGAAAGCAGCGCCCAGGCGCAGTTGGCGCCGGCCCTGCAGCAACGGCTGGATGAGGCGCTGGAGCAGTTTTACAGCGCCATGGCCCGTCGCTCCAAGCCGTTGGAGCCAAGCATGTTGAACGAACGCCTGTTGAGTGCTCGCTGGAGCATCTGA
- a CDS encoding peroxiredoxin, protein MSLRLGDIAPDFEQESSAGKIRFHEWLGNSWGVLFSHPADFTPVCTTELGLTAKLKDEFAKRGVKAIALSVDPVDSHHKWIEDINETQNTVVNFPILADADRKVSDLYDLIHPNASDTLTVRSLFVIDPNKKIRLTITYPASTGRNFNEILRVIDSLQLTDNHKVATPANWQDGDEVVIVPSLKDEEELKQRFPRGYRAVKPYLRLTPQPNR, encoded by the coding sequence ATGAGCCTTAGACTGGGCGACATCGCCCCCGACTTCGAACAGGAATCCAGCGCCGGCAAAATCCGCTTCCACGAGTGGCTTGGCAACAGCTGGGGTGTGTTGTTTTCTCACCCGGCGGACTTTACGCCGGTCTGCACCACTGAGCTGGGCCTCACCGCCAAGCTCAAGGATGAATTCGCCAAGCGCGGCGTCAAAGCCATTGCCCTCTCGGTCGACCCGGTGGATTCGCACCACAAATGGATCGAGGACATCAACGAAACCCAGAATACCGTCGTCAATTTCCCGATCCTGGCTGACGCCGACCGCAAGGTGTCGGACCTGTACGACCTGATCCACCCTAATGCCAGCGATACCTTGACCGTGCGTTCATTGTTTGTGATCGATCCGAACAAAAAAATTCGCCTGACCATTACCTACCCGGCCAGCACCGGGCGCAATTTCAACGAAATCCTGCGGGTGATCGATTCCTTGCAGCTGACCGACAACCACAAGGTCGCCACGCCGGCCAACTGGCAGGACGGTGATGAAGTGGTGATCGTGCCGTCGCTCAAGGATGAAGAAGAGCTCAAACAGCGCTTCCCCAGAGGATATCGCGCCGTGAAGCCGTACCTGCGCCTGACGCCGCAGCCTAATCGCTGA
- the mntA gene encoding type VII toxin-antitoxin system MntA family adenylyltransferase antitoxin produces MNNQALLTYLQNHLPDLLAVYLFGSHAQGTAGPHSDVDIAVLVPGHVDPVFLWQLSGDLADIAGSPVDLIDLRAATTVMQYQIVTGGQRLWAKDVQAGLFESFILSEKTAFDTARAGLLKDIHEEGTVYGR; encoded by the coding sequence ATGAACAATCAAGCCTTGCTGACGTATCTGCAAAACCATCTGCCCGATTTATTGGCCGTGTACCTGTTCGGCAGCCACGCACAGGGAACCGCCGGACCTCATAGCGATGTCGATATCGCTGTGCTCGTACCCGGTCATGTCGACCCGGTGTTTTTATGGCAGCTTTCGGGAGACCTGGCGGATATCGCCGGGAGCCCGGTCGATCTGATCGATCTGCGCGCGGCAACCACTGTGATGCAATACCAGATCGTGACCGGAGGTCAGCGCTTGTGGGCCAAAGACGTACAGGCGGGGTTGTTCGAGAGTTTCATTCTCAGTGAAAAAACCGCTTTCGACACAGCCCGGGCGGGTCTACTCAAGGATATTCACGAAGAAGGCACCGTGTATGGTCGATGA
- the hepT gene encoding type VII toxin-antitoxin system HepT family RNase toxin, with translation MVDDVLINKAASIERCVARVREEYEKDPSTFATDFTRQDSAVLNIQRACEAALDMGQHLIRRERLGVPQSARDVFELLFQGGWVAEGLVKNLKNMVGFRNIAVHDYQALQLPIMVAIITRHLDDFLEFSAFILRKDSTRSAT, from the coding sequence ATGGTCGATGATGTATTGATCAACAAAGCGGCAAGCATCGAGCGTTGCGTCGCCAGGGTACGAGAAGAGTACGAGAAAGATCCCTCCACCTTCGCCACTGATTTCACCCGTCAGGATTCGGCCGTCCTGAATATTCAGCGTGCATGTGAAGCGGCGCTGGATATGGGTCAGCATTTGATTCGCCGGGAGCGCCTGGGAGTGCCACAAAGCGCTCGGGACGTGTTCGAGCTACTTTTTCAAGGTGGCTGGGTGGCGGAAGGCCTGGTGAAGAATCTGAAAAACATGGTGGGTTTCAGAAATATCGCCGTGCATGATTATCAAGCCCTGCAACTGCCGATCATGGTCGCCATCATTACCCGGCACCTGGATGATTTTCTGGAATTCAGCGCATTCATCCTACGTAAGGATTCGACAAGGTCCGCCACCTGA
- a CDS encoding OprD family porin has product MKKSTLALAVAVGVLAQQAGAAGFIEDSKASVSSRTLYFNNDNRDGNEDLRETGTGLKFDYKSGFTQGVVGFGIDAQALVGIRLDGGRGRNAGSYMPSDTDGAAVHDWSRLSGNVKALFSKTEAHVGGALAPNLPILVSNDSRLLPQTFEGGTITSKEIDNVTFNAGQLEHATGRASSNSTGLAIAGGTEDSNQFRFAGADWKVTKDLTLQYYYANLQDYYKQHFLGAVHVFPISEGQSFKTDLRYFDSSSDGRNGDATHFFTNNGGYAKKPGEVDNKTWSAMFTYTLGGSAFLLGHQQVGDDGGFVYLNQGNVVNSNGRPEGAGGASFYLFTDSMINGFVRAGENTTFGQYSYDFASLGVPGLKASVAYLRGDDVKSSTAGGSDYSEWERDMRVDYVIQQGALKGFGTTLRQGTYRSSGAGDSQDQTRLIFNYTYNFM; this is encoded by the coding sequence ATGAAAAAGTCCACCTTGGCCCTGGCTGTGGCCGTTGGGGTTCTGGCGCAGCAAGCAGGCGCCGCCGGTTTTATCGAAGACAGCAAGGCGTCGGTCAGTTCTCGCACGCTGTACTTCAATAACGATAACCGTGATGGCAATGAGGATCTGCGCGAAACAGGCACCGGCCTCAAGTTCGACTACAAGTCTGGCTTCACACAAGGTGTCGTGGGTTTCGGTATCGATGCTCAGGCGCTGGTGGGTATTCGTCTCGATGGAGGCAGGGGCCGTAACGCCGGCTCTTATATGCCAAGCGATACCGATGGTGCTGCGGTGCATGACTGGAGCCGTTTGTCGGGCAACGTCAAGGCGCTGTTCTCCAAGACCGAGGCTCACGTAGGTGGTGCATTGGCACCGAACCTGCCGATCCTGGTGTCCAACGACAGCCGTCTGCTGCCGCAGACCTTTGAAGGTGGCACCATCACCTCCAAGGAAATCGACAACGTGACTTTCAACGCCGGTCAGCTGGAACATGCCACTGGCCGGGCGTCGAGCAACAGCACCGGTCTGGCGATCGCAGGTGGTACCGAGGACAGCAACCAGTTCCGCTTTGCCGGTGCCGATTGGAAGGTCACCAAAGACCTGACGCTGCAGTACTACTACGCCAACCTGCAGGATTACTACAAGCAGCACTTCCTGGGCGCGGTACACGTTTTCCCGATCAGCGAAGGCCAATCGTTCAAGACCGACCTGCGCTACTTCGACAGCAGCTCGGATGGCCGTAACGGCGACGCGACTCACTTCTTCACCAACAACGGCGGGTATGCCAAGAAGCCTGGCGAGGTCGATAACAAGACCTGGAGTGCCATGTTCACCTACACCCTGGGTGGCAGTGCTTTCCTGTTGGGTCACCAGCAAGTCGGTGATGACGGTGGCTTCGTCTACCTGAACCAGGGCAATGTGGTTAATAGCAACGGTCGTCCCGAAGGTGCCGGTGGCGCGAGCTTCTACCTGTTCACCGACAGCATGATCAACGGGTTTGTCCGTGCCGGTGAAAACACCACCTTCGGTCAATACTCCTACGACTTCGCTTCCTTGGGCGTTCCAGGCCTGAAAGCCTCGGTTGCCTACCTGCGTGGTGACGATGTCAAATCGTCTACTGCTGGTGGTAGCGATTACTCCGAGTGGGAACGCGACATGCGTGTGGATTACGTGATCCAGCAAGGCGCATTGAAAGGCTTCGGTACTACCCTGCGTCAGGGTACCTACCGCAGCAGCGGCGCTGGCGACAGCCAGGATCAGACCCGTCTGATCTTCAACTACACTTACAACTTCATGTAA
- the argA gene encoding amino-acid N-acetyltransferase produces the protein MPEYVNWLRHASPYINAHRDCTFIVMLPGDGVEHPNFGNIVHDLVLLHSLGVRLVLVHGSRPQIETRLAARGLTPHYHHGMRITDAATLECVIDAVGQLRIAIEARLSMDMASSPMQGSRLRVASGNLVTARPIGVLEGVDYHHTGEVRRVDRKGINRLLDERSIVLLSPLGYSPTGEIFNLACEDVATRAAIDLAADKLLLFGAEQGLIGEDGRLVRELRPQQVPSHMQRLGSDYQAELLDAAAQACRGGVARSHIVSYAEDGALLAELFTRDGSGTLVAQEQFEVVREAAIEDVGGLLDLISPLEEQGILVRRSREVLEREIEQFSVVEREGMIIACAALYQIADSDAGELACLAVNPEYRHGGRGDELLERIESRARAKGLKTLFVLTTRTAHWFRERGFEPSSVERLPAARASLYNYQRNSKIFEKAL, from the coding sequence ATGCCCGAATACGTCAATTGGCTTCGTCACGCTTCACCCTATATCAATGCCCACCGCGACTGCACCTTCATCGTCATGCTGCCTGGAGACGGGGTGGAGCACCCCAATTTCGGCAACATCGTCCATGACCTGGTACTGCTGCACAGTCTCGGTGTGCGGCTGGTGCTGGTTCATGGGTCGCGCCCGCAGATCGAAACCCGTCTCGCCGCGCGGGGGCTGACCCCGCATTATCACCACGGCATGCGCATCACCGATGCCGCGACCCTGGAATGCGTGATCGATGCGGTTGGCCAGTTGCGCATTGCCATCGAGGCTCGCCTGTCGATGGACATGGCTTCCTCGCCGATGCAGGGCTCGCGGTTGCGGGTCGCCAGCGGCAACCTGGTCACCGCAAGGCCCATCGGCGTGCTGGAGGGCGTGGACTATCACCACACCGGCGAAGTGCGCCGGGTCGACCGCAAGGGTATCAATCGCCTGCTGGACGAGCGCTCCATTGTCCTCCTGTCGCCGTTGGGCTATTCGCCTACCGGCGAAATCTTCAACCTCGCCTGTGAGGATGTCGCCACCCGGGCCGCCATCGACCTGGCGGCGGACAAACTGCTGCTGTTCGGCGCCGAGCAGGGGTTGATAGGCGAAGATGGACGCCTGGTGCGCGAGTTGCGCCCGCAGCAGGTCCCGTCCCATATGCAGCGCCTGGGCAGCGACTATCAGGCCGAACTGTTGGATGCCGCAGCCCAGGCCTGTCGTGGCGGCGTGGCTCGTAGCCACATTGTCAGCTATGCCGAGGACGGTGCGCTGCTGGCCGAGCTGTTCACCCGTGATGGCAGCGGTACGTTGGTCGCCCAGGAGCAATTCGAAGTGGTACGCGAAGCGGCCATCGAAGACGTCGGCGGCTTGCTGGACCTGATCAGTCCGCTGGAAGAGCAGGGCATCCTGGTGCGTCGCTCCCGCGAAGTGCTGGAGCGGGAAATCGAGCAGTTCAGCGTGGTCGAGCGCGAGGGCATGATCATCGCTTGCGCGGCGCTCTACCAGATCGCCGATTCGGACGCCGGAGAGCTGGCCTGCCTGGCGGTGAATCCTGAGTACCGCCACGGTGGCCGAGGCGACGAACTGCTGGAGCGGATCGAGAGCCGTGCTCGCGCAAAAGGGCTCAAGACCTTGTTCGTGCTCACCACCCGTACCGCCCACTGGTTCCGTGAACGCGGCTTTGAGCCCAGCAGCGTTGAACGTCTGCCGGCGGCACGGGCGTCGTTGTACAACTATCAACGCAACTCGAAGATCTTCGAGAAAGCCCTGTAG
- the argE gene encoding acetylornithine deacetylase, giving the protein MPLPSMKDQFAALIAAPSVSCTQPGLDQSNSAVIELLAGWLGDLGFSCDIQQVSPGKFNLLASFGSGPGGLVLAGHSDTVPFDGALWQTDPLKLTEVDGRWVGLGSCDMKGFFALAIEALKPLLDQPFKQPLLILATCDEESSMAGARALADAGRPLGRAAVIGEPTGLRPIRLHKGVMMERIDILGRSGHSSDPSLGHSALEAMHDAMGELRGLRLQWQREFRNSQFTVPQPTLNFGCIHGGDNPNRICGQCSMEFDLRPLPGMDPQVLRAAILQKLNPIAERHKVKIDYAPLFPDVPPFEQSEDAELVRVAERLTGHRAEAVAFGTEAPYLQRLGCETLVLGPGDIACAHQPGEHLEMSRLQPTVQLLRQLIEHYCLTPATAGY; this is encoded by the coding sequence ATGCCTTTGCCGTCCATGAAAGATCAGTTCGCTGCCCTGATCGCCGCGCCTTCGGTCAGTTGCACGCAGCCTGGACTGGACCAGTCCAACAGCGCTGTGATCGAACTGCTGGCGGGCTGGCTTGGCGACCTAGGGTTCTCCTGTGATATCCAGCAGGTCAGCCCCGGCAAATTCAACCTGCTGGCGAGCTTTGGCAGCGGCCCCGGCGGCCTGGTGCTGGCCGGGCACAGCGACACGGTGCCGTTCGACGGTGCGTTGTGGCAGACCGACCCGCTGAAGCTCACCGAAGTCGATGGGCGCTGGGTCGGGCTGGGCAGTTGCGACATGAAAGGCTTTTTCGCCCTCGCCATCGAAGCGCTCAAGCCACTGCTGGATCAGCCGTTCAAGCAGCCGTTGCTGATCCTCGCCACCTGCGATGAAGAGAGTTCCATGGCCGGCGCTCGTGCCCTGGCCGATGCCGGACGGCCTCTGGGACGCGCCGCCGTCATCGGTGAGCCGACCGGCCTGCGGCCGATTCGCCTGCACAAGGGCGTGATGATGGAGCGCATCGATATTCTCGGGCGCAGCGGTCATTCCTCCGACCCGAGCCTGGGCCACAGCGCGCTTGAAGCCATGCACGACGCCATGGGCGAGCTGCGCGGCCTGCGCCTGCAATGGCAGCGCGAGTTCCGTAACTCGCAATTCACCGTACCGCAACCGACCCTGAACTTCGGTTGTATCCACGGTGGCGACAATCCCAACCGGATCTGCGGCCAATGCTCCATGGAGTTCGACCTGCGTCCCTTGCCGGGCATGGATCCGCAGGTGTTGCGGGCGGCCATCCTGCAAAAGCTCAACCCCATCGCCGAGCGGCACAAGGTCAAGATCGACTACGCGCCGCTGTTCCCCGATGTGCCGCCGTTCGAGCAGTCCGAGGACGCCGAACTGGTCCGCGTGGCCGAGCGACTTACCGGTCATCGCGCCGAAGCAGTGGCGTTCGGCACCGAAGCGCCTTATCTTCAGCGCCTTGGTTGCGAAACCCTGGTGTTGGGCCCTGGCGATATTGCCTGTGCCCACCAGCCGGGCGAGCACCTTGAAATGTCACGTCTGCAACCTACCGTGCAATTGTTACGACAGTTGATCGAACACTATTGCCTGACACCAGCCACCGCCGGCTACTAG